The Flavobacterium johnsoniae genomic sequence TTCCTTCACTTCTAAATTTTCCTTCTCGCGATTACATTTACAAAGAACCTTACGGCAATGTCTTAATTATTGCTCCGTGGAATTATCCTTTTCAACTGGCTTTATGCCCTTTGATCGCAGCGGTTGCCGCTGGAAATAAAGTTACAGTAAAACCATCAGAACTTACTCCGCACACTTCTGCAATTATTGCTAAAATTATAGAAAAAACATTCCACATTAATCATGTTGAAGTTTTTGAAGGTGGCGTAGAAGTTTCAAATAAATTGCTGGCACAGCGATGGGATTATATCTTTTTTACCGGAAGTGTTGCCGTTGGAAAAATCGTTGCAAAAGCCGCAGCAGAAAACCTTACTCCAATAACTTTAGAATTAGGCGGGAAAAATCCGTGTATAGTCGACGAAACTGCCAATTTAAGACTAGCAGCAAAACGTATTGTTTGGGGAAAATTTATTAATGCAGGCCAGACTTGTATTGCACCAGATTATATTTTGGTTCAAAAAAACATGAAAGTCAATTTTATTACCTGCTTAATTGAAGAAATCATTAAGGCTTACGGAAAAAAAATAGACAAATCTCTTGATTTTGCACGTATTATTAATACCAAAAATTGGTATCGACTTACTAATATGATTCAAAATGAACATATTTTATTTGGAGGAGAAAGTGACGCTAATAAACTCTACATTGCGCCAACTTTATTAGAAGAACCTGATTTAGATAGTCCGGTTATGAAAGAAGAAATTTTCGGCCCGATACTTCCAATTCTTACATATGAAAATGAAAATGATATTGAAAACGTTGTGAGCCGTTATGAGAAACCTCTTTCATTTTATATTTTTAGTGAAAATAATTCATTTGTTAAGAAATTAATTTCAAAGTACTCTTTCGGAGGTGGATGCGTAAATGATACGGTGATTCATTTCTCAAATAAAAGACTTCCTTTTGGCGGCGTCGGTGAGAGCGGAATTGGCGCATATCACGGCCAGCGTAGCTTTGATACTTTTTCTCATCACAAACCGATTGTTAAAAAAGGAAATTGGCTTGATTTGCCAATGCGATATGCTCCTTACAAAGATAAATTAGCTTCAATAAAACGCATTTTAGACTGGCTTTAAAATAGTTGCTTTCTTGCGGAATGTTTTGTAGATTTTTATACGGATTTGATTTAAAATATTATATTTACGTCAAGATACATATAAAAGATTACAAGTCTATAAAACAATTTTACGCAAAAAATGAAATCTACACTTGATCAAATTGAGGACATTAAAAAAAATGGCTATTCTCTTGATTTTGCTACAACTTTTGATCACGCCTTTGAAAATTATAAAAAAATAGCAGTTTATTCAGGACTTATTTTTTTAGTCTTTTCAATCATTTTCGCTGTAGCTTACATGGGAACAATTACAGCTATTTTTGGAATAGAAAATATCAAAAAAGATTTCATTGAAGAATATAGCAAAAGAAAATTATCTGGCGACGAACTTGCAATACACACTATCGGAATTGCAGTATTATCTGGTTTATTTTCTCCTTTTATGGCTGGTTTCTTAAAAATGGCAGATTCTGCAGATAAAGATGTAGAATTTAATGTTTCAACAATTTTCACCTATTACAAGGCTCCTTATTTTGTACAATTATTTATAAATGCATTTATTCCCGCTTTAGTCGCAACAGGCATTTCGGGCATAATTAAAAACATTGATAGTTCTTCTATAGGAAATACTATTGCGATTGTAATACCGTATTTTATCTCCTACTTTATGTTTTTATCAATTCCGTTAATTGTCTTTGGAAAATTAAAAGGAATTGAAGCTATAAAATCAAGTTTTATTATCGTTACCAAAAACCCGCTTACCATATTTGCTTTTTTCATTCTTGGATTTATCGGCTCTATTGTCGGTCTTATTGGCTGTGGTGTCCTTGTATTTTTTACTATCGTCTTTAATTCCTCAATGATTTATGCAACATATTACGCGATATTTGGAATAAAACAAGAAGATTCAATTGATTCAATTGGAAATTCTAATGTAGATTAAAATAGAAAATTCTTGTTCGCAAGGAGACCGACCAACTCTTTTAAAGAATTTTCAAAGGCTTTTTAGTAAACCAACTACCCCAAATTCTATGGCCGTGGACTGTAGTTTTTTCAAATCGGTAATTTCAGGAATTTTCAGTATTGGAAATGCCTTAGAGGCTATTATGGCAAGTTGGCAACTGTTTAATTCGGACATTATTTTCTACAATAATCCAAAACTTATTGTCTTAGGTTTATCTCTTTTTGCTTTTCTTTCGCTGCTTGTTTATCAGTTTTTTAGAATAAAGGCAAAAATTGGATATTTTATAGAAAAAAAGAAAGAGCAAGATACGGTTAGCAAAGAATATCAGCTTTATATTTTATTTTTTGGAATTGCGGTAATTGTAATCGAGATTATCAATGAAATCTTCAAAATCAGACCTAAAAGTCTTTTAATTTTAAATGTATCAATTGGTATTGGCGTACTTTTAATTTATGCAATTACCGATAAAGTAAAATGGCTACGCGATAAAATTCAACAGATTTTTATCTTTTGTTTCTTTATATACATGAGCTATGTCGGCTCAAATATTATATTGCTTCGAAACGATGTTGTTCCAGTAATAGTTTTTTTAATTTCTTTTTTCTTTTCGTACAACATTCTAAAACCCATAAAAATATATTGGATTTTTGTTGGTTTAGTCTTTACATTTCTAATTCTTACGGTAGCCTTTCAGCTCATTCCTATAAAGTCTTCTATTTTACTGATTAATTTTTGCATTCTAATTTTCATTATAAACCAAGTAAAATATGCGGTTTTATTAAACAATCGTGACAATTTTAGATTTGCGAATGAAATTGTTCACAAAGGAAATTCACTCACAATTGCATCAAATCAAAACGGAGAAATTTTATTTTGCAGCGAAACCATTACCTCTATTTTAGGTTATCAGTCCGAAGAAGTTATGGGATTAAAATTTTGGGAATTAACTCATGATTCTGAATTTTCATCAAAATTAAATTCTGTAAAAAACGAAGAAGACAAGATTTATATCCGAAAATTGAAATGCAAAAATGGAGAGTTTAAATACATTCAATGGAAAGATAAAAAATTCTCGGAAGATTTAATTATAAGTATCGGTCAGGATGTTACAGAACAAATTCTTGTTCAGAATCAATATAAAAATCTAATTCAGACAGCAACAGACATTATTTTTGAGTTTGATACTAATGGTAATTTTACCTTTATAAATGAATTTGGTATTTCAATTTTAGGATATTCAGAAAACGAAATCATTAAAAAACATTATTCTAGTTTTATTCAGGAACAATACGTTAAAAATGCGGCCGATTTTTATTCTAATTTAGTTGTAAATGAAGCTAATAACCCTGTAATAGAAATTCCGATTCTGAAGAAAAACGGAAAAGAAATGTGGATTTCTCAAAAAATTACTGTCCGAAGAAATGAGTTCGGGCAATTTGCAGGTTTTTCAGGAATAGCAAGAGATGTTACCGAAAAAAAGAATATCGAAAAGGAGAAAAAAAGACGGCTTAAAAAAATTGAAGCTTACAATAATTCGACCAAAAAACTATCGACAACAGATTTCAGCAAATATGATAAATTAAACATTGTAATTGATCTTATTCTAAAAGAAGCTTCAACAATAAGCAATGCTAATCGCGTTAGTTTTTGGAAATACGATAGCGATCTAATTACTTGCCAAAACCTTTACAGTCTTGATAATCAAAATTTAAACGATAAAAACATTCTAAACAAAGAATCGTATCCAATATATTTTGAAACCTTAAACAACAAAGCCGTCATTAATGCTCCAGACGTTTTCAATAAACTAGAAACTTCTGAATTTCAAAAATTATACTTTACACAAAACAACATAAAGTCAATGTTAGATGTTCCTATTTTTCTAACGGGACAATTGGCGGGAGTTGTTTGTTTTGAAAGCACAGAAAAAAAACGAGAATGGGACAATGAAGACATCAATTATGCGAGAACAATCTCTGATGTTATTTCATTAGCAATTTCTTCGCAAATGCGATTGGAGGCAGAAAGAAAACTAGAATTCAAAAGTGATCTTTTATCTGCGCTTTCATTGTGTACTGAAAAATTTTTACTAAGCAAAACTACCGAACAGATGTTTCAGGAAACCTACAACATTATCGGAAGAGCTGCAAAAGTAGATCATATGTATTATTACGAAAAAGATCCAATTTATAATACTGTCTACCAAAAATACAAATGGTCTCGCGAAGGTGTCACTCATCAGATTACACCTCTGCGCCATATGACGGAAGAAAATTTAAAAGAAATTTACGACGCCGCTCAGCAAAAGAAAATTGTAAATACTTTGACGAGACAACTTGACGAGGGTTTCTTTAAAACGCTATTAATCAATAACGAAATTCAATCTATTTTAATTTTACCGCTTTATATCAATGATCTTTTTACTGGTTTTATTGGTTTTGATGATTGTTTTAATGAAAGAAAATGGTCTGAAGATGAAATCAATATTTTTCAGGTATTAGCCAATAATATTTCGTCTGCACTTGAAAGAAATCGTAACGAAAGTAAAATCCTCGAAAGTGAAGAGAAATTTAAATTAATAGCCAACAATATTCCTGGAACGGTTTATCTATCTAAATTTGATGCTTTTTCGACCAAAATTTTCTTAAACGATGAAGTTTTAAATTTAACTGGATATTCAAAATCTGAATTTATAGAGAATAATTTATCGTTTCTTTCTTTAATTCATCACGATGATAAAGAAGAAGTTATCAATAATCAAATTGATAATTTACAAAACGGAATGCCGTTGCATAATGTTTATCGAATTAAGCGAAAATCTGGAGAATATATTTGGGTTGAAGAATTTGGAGATGTTATAAAAAGAGATGATGAAATTGAATTTGTTGGCGGAATCTACTTTGATATTACCAACAAAAAAGAGATTGAAGACGCTATAAAAGCCAAACAATTGGCTGAAGCCGCAAGCAAATCTAAATCTGATTTCTTGGCAAATATGTCACACGAAATTAGAACGCCGCTCAACGGAATTATTGGTTTTACTCATTTATTGATGAAAACTGATTTGGAAGAAATTCAGGAAAAATACATGACAACGATAAATCAATCAGCACATTCGCTGCTTGAAATTGTAAATGATATTCTAGATTTTTCTAAAATCGAGGCAGGAAAATTAGAATTATTTATCGATCTCTACGATATAAAAAAGGTCTTGGCACAGGTTTTCGATTTAATTGTTTATGAATCCAATCAAAAAAATCTGAGTTTAGAACTAAACATTGATGCCGATGTTCCAAAGTTTATTTGGACTGATATTGTTCGAATCAAACAAATCTTAATTAATCTACTTTCTAATGCGATAAAATTTACAACTGAAGGTTCTATCAAATTAAATGTTTCAGTTTTAGAAAAAAAGAAAAATAATCATCATCTGATTCGTTTTGCCGTAATTGACACTGGAATTGGAATTTTAGAGAAAAACCAAAAGAAAATTTTTAAGGCTTTTTCGCAAGAAGATAGTTCTACAACGAGAAAATTCGGAGGAACTGGATTAGGATTAACAATTTCAAATCAGTTATTAGCTTTAATGGAAAGCCGATTACAGCTTGAAAGCAAAATAAATGAAGGAAGTACTTTCTTTTTTGATTTAAATCTAAAAACAAGCAATCAAAGCATTAATGATAAATACAATACAGAACTCAAAAGTTTAAATATCGAACTGGATTCTGAAAATATAGAGCGCGACGGCAATAAGATTACATTTTTGATTGTAGAAGATAATAAAGTAAATATGCTGCTTCTAAAAACGATTATTAAAAATCTCTATAGCAATGCCTTTATATACGAATGTGAAAATGGATACGAAGCGATACAACAATTTGAAGAGATAAATCCAACGATAATTTTCATGGACATTCAGATGCCAATTATGAATGGTTACGAAACGGCAAAAGCCATTAGAAATAGCCCAAAAGGCCGTGATATTCCGATAATTGCAGTAACAGCCGGAACAGAAAAAGAGGAAAGAAACAAATGTATTTCTGCCGGAATGGACGATTATATTTCTAAACCAATCATGAAAGGAATTGTTGAAGAAGCCTTAACCAAATGGCTGGGCTAATTTTTAGTTTTCAATTGCATTTTGACGGCACATGATCGAAAACTGAAACTGCAAATAAAAACTAATCTTTCAAATGTAAAATTTATCATAAAAAATCTATAAATTCGTACAACCTTTTAGATAATAAGTTTAAAAACAATTGAATATGAAATGGCAAGGCAGAAGACAAAGTGATAATGTAGAAGACAGACGAGGAATATCTGGCGGAAAAGCCGTTATCGGTGGCGGAATAATTGGCATTATTATCCTTTTAGTAAATGTATTTGGAGGTGAAAATGCTCAAATGATCACTCCTGTTTTAGAGCAATTGCAAGGCGGACAAAACCAACAGACTGAAACTGCTGCCCCACTTAGCAAAGAAGATGAAGAAATGGGGAATTTCGTTAGAGTTATTTTGGCAGATAACGAAGATATTTGGAGTAAAATTTTTGCTGAGCACGGCATGACATACGAAAAACCAAAATTGGTACTTTTTAAAGGTTCTGTGCAAACTGCTTGCGGTGGCGCATCATCTGCTTCTGGACCATTTTATTGCCCTGGCGATCGTAAAGTATATATGGACTTGGCTTTTTTTGAAGAATTAAAAAATAAATTTGGAGCAAAAGGAGGCGATTTTGCTATTGCTTATGTAATTGCGCATGAAATTGGTCATCACATACAAACTTTATTGGGAACATCTGCAAAAATGCGTCAAGAACAACAAGGAAAAAGTGAAGCTCAAGCAAATAAATTATCTGTTGCTTTAGAATTACAAGCGGACTTTTACGCTGGAGTTTGGGCACATTATAATCAGGAAAATTTAGATACTGGAGACATTGAAGAAGCCTTGAGCGCTGCAAATGCAGTTGGAGACGACGCGATACAAAGCAAAATGCAAGGACATGTAGTTCCTGATTCTTTTACGCACGGAAGTTCAGAACAGAGAATGTATTGGTTTAATAAAGGATTCAAAACTGGAGATATTAAACAAGGAACTACATTTGAAGAAATTAGATAGCATAATAAACCAAATATAATAACCACCAGAAAAGCCTAACCGTATAGTTGGGCTTTTTTTTGTACAATCAATTATTGATTCAAAATGTTAACGCACAAAAAAAGCCTTGAATTTCTTCAAGGCTTTCTATCTGGGTGGCTGACCGGGTTCGAACCGGCGACCCGCGGCACCACAAACCGCTACTCTAACCAGCTGAGCTACAACCACCATTTTTCTGCTTAGCGAGTGCAAATATAGAACAAAGGTTCAGTTCTACAAAGAAAAAAATGAAAAATTTTTATAAAAATTAAATCAAATTTTCTAAGCTATTGACTGCCAAACATCTTTCAACTGTAAAACCTTCGGCAAAATCTTTCCCAACTAGTCTTCCTAAGTCTTGCGCACGATAATTTAGACTTTCAAAAAAGTTTTTACTCGTAATTGGCGTTGCTGGTTCTTTAGAATTCGGATCATAAAATTGCGTTTTATATGCCGAAATCGCTTCCACTTTCTTTTTTTCAAATCCCGTAATATCAACAACAAAATCTGGAGTAATATTTTTCCATTGAATATAATGGTAAACAATCTTTGGTCTCCAAGCTTCTTGTTTCTCGCCGTCAATTGAAGTTTCAATTTTCATTAAACCAGAAAGAAAACAAGCGTCAGAAACTAATTTACTTCCTTTTCCGTGATCAATATGTCGATCGTCGATTGCATTGCATAACACAATTTCAGGTTTATATTTACGAATCATTTTTATTACTTCTAATTGATGTTTTTCGTCATTAACGAAAAATCCGTCGCGCATTGCTAAATTTTCGCGTACTTCAACGCCTAAAATCTTCGCAGCGTCTTTCGCCTCCTGATCTCTAGTTTCTGCTGTTCCGCGCGTTCCTAATTCGCCACGCGTTAAATCAACAATTCCCACTTTTTTCCCAAGCGAAACTTCTTTTAAAATCGTTCCTGCACAACCTAATTCTACATCGTCTGGATGCGCGCCAAAGGCTAATATATCTAATTTCATTATTTTTTGTTTCAAGTTCCAAGTTTCAGGTTTAAAGTTGTCAACAGAACGTGAAACTTGAAACCTGAAACTTGAAACAATTTATAAACTATTTTTTCAATACTCTTTTCATCGTCATCGATTTGTTGACGCTTTCTTCCCATTCTTTTTCAGGAATACTTTCTTTTGTAATACCGCAGCCCATGTATAAAATCGCTTTATCTTCCTGAATCTGCATGCATCGTAAATTTACGAATAAATCAGAACTTGAATTATTTTCCGAAAAAGTGCTGTTTAATTCGCCGAGAAAACCTGTATAGAAAGTTCTATCGTAATTTTCATTTTCTAAAATAAAAGCTTTTGATTTTTTCTTTGGCAAACCGCAAACTGCTGGCGTCGGATGCAAAGTATCGATCACTTCTTCTAAAGTTGAATTTTCTTTTAAAACTCCAGAAATATCCGTTTTAATATGCCAAATCGATCCCGCTTTTAAACTGTAAGGTTCAGAAACTACGACTGAAGCTGTAAATTCTCTAAGTCTTTTTACGATAAAATCAGTCACAAATTGCTGTTCGTCTTTTTCTTTTTGTTGCCAGATAATTTCATTTTGAGAATTATCTTTTTGCGTTCCCGCCAAAGCCATTGTTTCAAAAACATTTTCGTTTGCTTTTAGCAATTTTTCAGGCGTGGCTCCCATCCAAAGTCCAATTTTTGGATGAAAAAAACAATAGCAAAATGTCGTTGGATATAATTGAACCAAATGCTGAAAAGTTTCGATAAAGTCGAATTCAGCTAAAGGAACTTCTTCACTTCTTGATAAAACTACTTTTTTAAATTCTTCGTTTTTAATAGCTTGAATTCCCTGCGAAACTAAATATTCGTATTGAAATTTAGCTTCAGGATCAAAATTCAAATCATCAATTTCAATTGATTCAAATGAGGTTGTTTCTTTTTTTAAAGTGATAATCTCAGATTCGTTTTCTGGAATGAGAACTAATTGTTTTTCATCAAAAGAAGCGAAAACAAACCCTTTTTCGCTATAATCAGAAACTTTATATAATGTATTATTTTGCTGTAAAATGCAAACAAAGTTTGCTGAGTTGGGTTTTGAATAAAGTACAAAAGGTAAATTTTGCTCTTTATGATTTTTAATTTTTAAGAAAAATGGATTCATAATTTATTCACTTTTCTTTCTTTCTAAAACCATATTCGTCAATTTGCAAAGCGAAATTAAATTGCCTGCTTCATCGGTAATTTTAATTTCCCACAGATGAACTGTTCTTCCTTTATGAATAATTCTCGCAGTTCCAAAAACATAACCTTCACGAATACTTTTTAGGTGATTTGCCGAAATTTCGATACCTCTTACCTCCTGCTCTTTCGGATTGATAAAAAAGAAAGAAGCTGCACTGCCTACACTTTCTGCCAAGGCAACAGAAGCGCCGCCGTGCAATAGTCCCATTGGTTGATGAACGCTCGGATTTACAGGCATTTTTGCAGTTAAGAAATCTTCTCCAGCGTCAATATATTCAATTTTGAGCGTTTCCATTAATGTGTTTTTAGAAAACTCATTACAGCGCGCCAAAATCTGCTCTTTTGTATAATTCATTAAAATAAACTTTAAAAACGTAAAATTAAAGAAAGATAAGACACAAATCGAAAAAACGGATTCTAAAATTAAAAATCAATTATGAACTTGTCAGTTTTTTGCTATTTTTACAAAAACAATCGAACATAGATCTTTGGCTTAGAATTATTTTTTTATGCCACAGATTACACAGATTATCAAAGATTATTTTTTTTTTAGCATAGCAAAAAATCTTTTTAATCCTTTTAATCTGTGGCAAAAAAGAAAAACAATAATGCGTCAATACTTTGCACTTTTAATTTTCGGGATCATTCTAGCTTTCAGCTCTTGCCGAACTGACTTTGATACTGTTGCCAGTTCTGGAGATTTAAAGTTTTCAAAAGACACCGTTTATTTGGATACCGTTTTTAAAAATATCGGCTCTAGCACCTATCAATTAAAAGTTTATAATCGAAGTAAAAAAGACATTTCGATTCCGATTGTGCAATTCAAAAAAGGTCTAAGTTCAAAATACAGAATGACTGTTGATGGAATGAGCGGCATAAATGGAAAAATTTTTAAAGATGTAACGCTTTTAGCGAAAGACAGTTTGTACATTTTTTTAGAAACCACAGCAGATATTACAGACGCCAATCCGACCGATTTTTTATATACTGATGAAATTCAGTTTGACAGCGGTGCAAATCTTCAAGAAGTGGCTTTGGTGACTTTAATTCAAGATGCCGTTTTCTTATATCCAAATCAAAATCCGGACGGAACAAAAGAAAAAATTACAATTGACGGTAAAGAGGTTGACGGATTTTATCTTAACGAAAATGATCCTGTAAACGGAAACGAACTTCTTTTTACCAAACAAAAACCTTACGTAATTTATGGTTACGCAGGAGTTCCTGAAAACAAAACCGTGAATTTTGAAGCTGGCGCACGAGTTCATTTTCATGCCAATTCAGGTTTGTACGTTGGGAAAAATGCAACTCTTCAAATTAACGGAAGTGCTTCAACAACAGAAAAACTCGAAAACGAAATTATTTTTGAAGGTGATCGTTTAGAACCACTTTACTCGGATATTCCTGGACAATGGAAATCAGTTATTTTAGAGAAAGGAAGTACAAATCATTCAATCAATCATTTAACTTTAAAAAATGCAATGATTGGTTTAGATCTTAGAAGTCCATTAAATACAGCTGAAATTAAAAATACTCAAATTTATAATTGTGTAGAATACGGCATTTTAGCTCAAAATACTCAAATTGTTGGCGAAAATATTGTAATAAATTATGCCGGTTTAGCAAGTTTATCTTGTGTTTATGGAGGTGATTACAAATTTACACATTGTACTTTTTACAACAATTGGTCAAATCCTTCTCATTTCGCAGTAAATTTGAGTAATAATTTGAAAGGAGCAACGCCTGAAACAAATCCGTTAACTCAAGCTACTTTTAACAACTGTATTATTTATGGTTCGAATTTTAATGAATTCAATTTAAGCAAAAATACTGCCTCCGCTTTTGTTTATCAATTAAATAATTGTTTGCTGAAATTCGGAAGCACTTCAAATCCTGATTATCAATTTAAAACAGATCCGACGCATTATAACAATATTATTCTGAATGAAAATCCGAAGTTTTATAACGTTTCTCAGAATAAATTCAATATTGATAAAACTTCTGCCGCTTTCGCGAAAGGGAATCAAGCGTATAACATTCCGTTGGATATATTAGGAATTACAAGAACTTCTCCGCCAGATTTGGGCGCTTATCAAAGTCAAGATTTTCCGAAGTAATCATTTTTAACCATATAAGTAATTTAAGAAAAATAAGTTCTTTGTGAATTTTGCTCGCAAAGACGCAAAGTCGCTAAGATTTAGATGAAAAATTTAAAAAAAACTTTGCGCCTTCGCGTCTTTGCGAGATTAAATTTTCTCCATTCTGCAAATTCCTCGTATTTACTTTAGAAAAATTTGTAATTCCATTTTAAGACTCGCTTGCTCTTGATGAAGTCTTTTTTTGACATAAAATCGAAAAGAAACAAACGTTTACAAAGAAAAATTGAACATCAAAAAATGTTAATTTTTGAATGAGAAAACCAGCAAAAAAATTGCATTTTTAGGGCAAAAAAGAGTGGAAATAAATTATTAAAAAGGCACACTTTGTTGCTTTTTTTTTCGGTTTAGATTGACTAAATTTGCACCTCAATACAACAAACTACACAAATGATCCATTTCTTTGAAAACCAAAGCAAAACTGTTTTTGCCGTACAAACGCAAAACGAAATTTCAGCTCAAGACATTTCAAAATTAAACTGGCTTTTTGCCGACGCGAATAAGATTGAAAAATCTGCATTGACAGGTTTCTTTGTTGGTCCTCGCGCTACTATGATTACACCTTGGAGTACAAATGCTGTAGAAATTACTCAAAACATGGGAATTTCGGGCATTATCAGAATCGAAGAATTTCATCCGGCAAAGGAAGATTTTACTGATTTTGACCCAATGCTTTCTCAAAAATTCAACGAATTAGATCAAGAAATCTTCACTATCAATATTCAGCCTGAACCAATTTTAGAAATTGATGATATTGCTGCTTACAATAAAGTGGAAGGTTTAGCTTTAAGCGAAGAAGAAGTGGATTACTTAAACAATCTTTCGACTAAACTAGGAAGAAAATTAACTGATTCTGAAATTTTTGCTTTCTCTCAAGCAAACTCAGAGCACTGTCGTCATAAAATCTTCAACGGAACTTTTGTAATTGACGGCGAAGAAAAAGAAACTTCTCTTTTCAAATTAATCAAAAAAACATCTCAGGAAAACCCTAACGATATTGTATCTGCTTACAAAGACAACGTTGCTTTTGTAAAAGGACCAAAAGTGCAGCAATTTGCACCAAAATCGGCAGACAAACCTGATTTTTACGAAATAAAAGAATTTGATTCTGTTATCTCTTTAAAAGCAGAAACACACAATTTCCCAACAACAGTGGAACCTTTTAACGGAGCTGCAACAGGTTCTGGAGGAGAAATTCGTGACCGTTTAGCAGGAGGTCAAGGTTCGTTGCCATTAGCAGGAACTGCAGTTTACATGACTTCTTACTCTCGTTTGAAAGAAGACCGTAAATGGGAAAATGCTGTTGAAGAAAGAAAATGGTTGTACCAAACGCCAATGGATATTTTGATCAAAGCTTCAAACGGAGCTTCTGATTTCGGAAATAAATTTGGTCAGCCGCTTATTACAGGTTC encodes the following:
- a CDS encoding aldehyde dehydrogenase; the protein is MDYKSDIGYRKETLKKLLHNIQKSEDLIIQALYDDFKKPEFEAVVTETHYVISELKDTIKNINSWAKPKRVFPSLLNFPSRDYIYKEPYGNVLIIAPWNYPFQLALCPLIAAVAAGNKVTVKPSELTPHTSAIIAKIIEKTFHINHVEVFEGGVEVSNKLLAQRWDYIFFTGSVAVGKIVAKAAAENLTPITLELGGKNPCIVDETANLRLAAKRIVWGKFINAGQTCIAPDYILVQKNMKVNFITCLIEEIIKAYGKKIDKSLDFARIINTKNWYRLTNMIQNEHILFGGESDANKLYIAPTLLEEPDLDSPVMKEEIFGPILPILTYENENDIENVVSRYEKPLSFYIFSENNSFVKKLISKYSFGGGCVNDTVIHFSNKRLPFGGVGESGIGAYHGQRSFDTFSHHKPIVKKGNWLDLPMRYAPYKDKLASIKRILDWL
- a CDS encoding PAS domain S-box protein, which gives rise to MAVDCSFFKSVISGIFSIGNALEAIMASWQLFNSDIIFYNNPKLIVLGLSLFAFLSLLVYQFFRIKAKIGYFIEKKKEQDTVSKEYQLYILFFGIAVIVIEIINEIFKIRPKSLLILNVSIGIGVLLIYAITDKVKWLRDKIQQIFIFCFFIYMSYVGSNIILLRNDVVPVIVFLISFFFSYNILKPIKIYWIFVGLVFTFLILTVAFQLIPIKSSILLINFCILIFIINQVKYAVLLNNRDNFRFANEIVHKGNSLTIASNQNGEILFCSETITSILGYQSEEVMGLKFWELTHDSEFSSKLNSVKNEEDKIYIRKLKCKNGEFKYIQWKDKKFSEDLIISIGQDVTEQILVQNQYKNLIQTATDIIFEFDTNGNFTFINEFGISILGYSENEIIKKHYSSFIQEQYVKNAADFYSNLVVNEANNPVIEIPILKKNGKEMWISQKITVRRNEFGQFAGFSGIARDVTEKKNIEKEKKRRLKKIEAYNNSTKKLSTTDFSKYDKLNIVIDLILKEASTISNANRVSFWKYDSDLITCQNLYSLDNQNLNDKNILNKESYPIYFETLNNKAVINAPDVFNKLETSEFQKLYFTQNNIKSMLDVPIFLTGQLAGVVCFESTEKKREWDNEDINYARTISDVISLAISSQMRLEAERKLEFKSDLLSALSLCTEKFLLSKTTEQMFQETYNIIGRAAKVDHMYYYEKDPIYNTVYQKYKWSREGVTHQITPLRHMTEENLKEIYDAAQQKKIVNTLTRQLDEGFFKTLLINNEIQSILILPLYINDLFTGFIGFDDCFNERKWSEDEINIFQVLANNISSALERNRNESKILESEEKFKLIANNIPGTVYLSKFDAFSTKIFLNDEVLNLTGYSKSEFIENNLSFLSLIHHDDKEEVINNQIDNLQNGMPLHNVYRIKRKSGEYIWVEEFGDVIKRDDEIEFVGGIYFDITNKKEIEDAIKAKQLAEAASKSKSDFLANMSHEIRTPLNGIIGFTHLLMKTDLEEIQEKYMTTINQSAHSLLEIVNDILDFSKIEAGKLELFIDLYDIKKVLAQVFDLIVYESNQKNLSLELNIDADVPKFIWTDIVRIKQILINLLSNAIKFTTEGSIKLNVSVLEKKKNNHHLIRFAVIDTGIGILEKNQKKIFKAFSQEDSSTTRKFGGTGLGLTISNQLLALMESRLQLESKINEGSTFFFDLNLKTSNQSINDKYNTELKSLNIELDSENIERDGNKITFLIVEDNKVNMLLLKTIIKNLYSNAFIYECENGYEAIQQFEEINPTIIFMDIQMPIMNGYETAKAIRNSPKGRDIPIIAVTAGTEKEERNKCISAGMDDYISKPIMKGIVEEALTKWLG
- the ypfJ gene encoding KPN_02809 family neutral zinc metallopeptidase, encoding MKWQGRRQSDNVEDRRGISGGKAVIGGGIIGIIILLVNVFGGENAQMITPVLEQLQGGQNQQTETAAPLSKEDEEMGNFVRVILADNEDIWSKIFAEHGMTYEKPKLVLFKGSVQTACGGASSASGPFYCPGDRKVYMDLAFFEELKNKFGAKGGDFAIAYVIAHEIGHHIQTLLGTSAKMRQEQQGKSEAQANKLSVALELQADFYAGVWAHYNQENLDTGDIEEALSAANAVGDDAIQSKMQGHVVPDSFTHGSSEQRMYWFNKGFKTGDIKQGTTFEEIR
- the bshB1 gene encoding bacillithiol biosynthesis deacetylase BshB1; protein product: MKLDILAFGAHPDDVELGCAGTILKEVSLGKKVGIVDLTRGELGTRGTAETRDQEAKDAAKILGVEVRENLAMRDGFFVNDEKHQLEVIKMIRKYKPEIVLCNAIDDRHIDHGKGSKLVSDACFLSGLMKIETSIDGEKQEAWRPKIVYHYIQWKNITPDFVVDITGFEKKKVEAISAYKTQFYDPNSKEPATPITSKNFFESLNYRAQDLGRLVGKDFAEGFTVERCLAVNSLENLI
- a CDS encoding chorismate-binding protein; translated protein: MNPFFLKIKNHKEQNLPFVLYSKPNSANFVCILQQNNTLYKVSDYSEKGFVFASFDEKQLVLIPENESEIITLKKETTSFESIEIDDLNFDPEAKFQYEYLVSQGIQAIKNEEFKKVVLSRSEEVPLAEFDFIETFQHLVQLYPTTFCYCFFHPKIGLWMGATPEKLLKANENVFETMALAGTQKDNSQNEIIWQQKEKDEQQFVTDFIVKRLREFTASVVVSEPYSLKAGSIWHIKTDISGVLKENSTLEEVIDTLHPTPAVCGLPKKKSKAFILENENYDRTFYTGFLGELNSTFSENNSSSDLFVNLRCMQIQEDKAILYMGCGITKESIPEKEWEESVNKSMTMKRVLKK